In the Mya arenaria isolate MELC-2E11 chromosome 11, ASM2691426v1 genome, one interval contains:
- the LOC128209246 gene encoding uncharacterized protein LOC128209246, which produces MTMTWVQLKDFQCPSKQCPSKDPLTWVCKADKQNMFINERGKMSCSNGTHSGNVCEWGWKCGSDFHKGQYFKADIEGFTFALSQAVQLTGQMGSEWVASLITELGKQYGK; this is translated from the exons ATGACAATGACTTGGGTTCAGTTGAAGGATTTTCAATGTCCATCAAAACAATGCCCATCAAA AGATCCTCTTACCTGGGTCTGCAAAGCtgacaaacaaaacatgtttatcaatGAAAGAGGAAAAATGTCATGCTCAAATGGAACTCATTCag GTAATGTCTGTGAGTGGGGCTGGAAGTGTGGAAGTGACTTTCATAAAGGCCAATACTTCAAAGCTGATATAGAAGGCTTTACATTTGCCTTATCCCAAGCTGTCCAACTAACCGGCCAGATGGGCAGTGAATGGGTTGCCTCATTGATAACTGAACTGGGAAAACAATATGGAAAATAA